The DNA segment TACCGTAAAATTTAACAATCATAAGACAATGAAAAAAGTACTAATTATTAACGGAGGACAGAATTTCGGACATTCCGGAGGAAAATATAATCAGACCATTGCAGAAAATACCCTGGAAGTACTGAAAAATTTTGATAATGTGGAAGTTAAGATTACAAATATCAGTAAAGGTTACGACAAAAATGAAGAAGTTGAGAAATTTGTATGGGCAGACTACATTATTTACCATACCCCGATCTGGTGGTTTCAGCTTCCGAACGGATTTAAAAAATATATTGATGAAGTTTTCACAGCCGGACACGCCAAAGGAATTTATATGAATGACGGAAGAACTTCTGAAAATCCGAAAATCAATTACGGAACCGGAGGAATGCTGGGTGGAAGAAAATACATGGTAACCACAAGCTGGAACGCCCCTGAAACAGCTTTTACCCTTCCTGGAGAATTTTTCAACGAAACAAGTGTAGATAACGGGCCGTTATTTGGTTTCCATAGAATGAATGCTTTCGTATCATTAGAAAAAATGGAGAGCTTCCATTTTCATGATGTAGAGAAAAATGCAGATGTGGCGCGCGATATGAAACTTTACAGGGAACATCTTACCTCAGTTTTTAATAAAGAATTAAAACCACAATTAGCATAATGAAAATATATTTAACCGCTATTATTAAAGCAAAAGAAGAATACAGAGCAGAAGTTCTGGAAGTTCTTCAGAATATGGTGAAAGAAACAGTGCAAGAAGAAGCCAACGAGCTTTACACACTTCATCAGAGTATCGAGGACAAAAACCATTTTATCTTCTATGAAGTCTGGAAAAGTGCAGAAGGCCTGGAAAAGCATAATCAGCAACCTTATATTAAGGCATTTGGAAATTTAGTTGATGAAAAGCTTCTGGAAAAGCCGCAGATCTATAAGTCACAAATTATTTAGTTAAAGAATAGTATGGCAATGTGATATTATTCTGTTTGGTGTAAAAGTTTCATGGTATTATTAAATTATCTGATTATGAATACACTTAAAAATTTAATTCTTTTAGTAACAATCATAACAATGAACACCATTTTTGCGCAACAAAAAGATCCGTGCAGATATATTAAAACACCGTCCGGTTACCTGATGGTACTCAGACAGGGCGACGATGTACTTGCCCATATTGAAAACCTCGCAAAAGCCGAAAATACTCCCTCGGCCAGCTTTACGGGTATCGGATTTGCTGCTGAAGTTACTTTCGGGTTCTATGATTTCAAAGCCAAAAAATTTAACCCTAAAACATTTAAAAAAGTGGAAATGGGAAGCCTGACTGGTTCTATCGCATGGAATGAAAAAGATCCGTCTATTCATCTACATGGAATTGCTACTGACGAGAAATTCAATGCATTTGGAGGACACATTCTGTCACTTCATGTAGGAACAGGATCAATGGAAATTTACATCACTGTTAATGATAAAAAACTGGAACGAAAAGTCGAGCAGCCTTTGAATGCCAATGTCCTGCAGCTTAACTGTCCATAATTAAAAAGAGCTTTCCTTCATTGAAAAGCTCTTTTTTTATTAAATAAGGATTATTTCCCGATCGGCATATGGGTTGAAATTGCAATTCTGTTCCACATATTAATTACAATAGCCGCCATGATGATATCAGCAAGCTGACTTTCGTCAAAAATAGTTTTTGCTTTTTGATAGGTTTCTTCCGAAAGCCCTTTCTTATTGATCAGCGTAACTTCTTCCGTAATCTGTAAAATGATCTGCTCTTCTTCTGTGAATAATTCTTTTGCATCCCTCCATGCATTCAGCAGGAAAATCCTTTGTGGTGTTTCACCATACTTTATGGCATCTTTGGTGTGCATATTCAGGCAAAATGCACAGCCATTAATCTGTGAAGCTCTGATTTTGATTAATTCTTTCTGAATAGGTGTTAAAAAACTGTTCTGAAGAGATTCTTCCATTCCTATTCCTGCTTTGTAAGCAGCCGGGTGAACTGTTGTCCAGTTGAATCTTACGCTCATAATATTTTGTTTTAAATCTCTGAGACAAAGTTCCGATTTAGAAATGCTAAAAATCTTAAACCAGTTTAAGAACGTAATTTGGCTCTGATTTCACTTAAATATTCCGGAGTGAAGCCAAGAAAAGAAGCAATTAAGTACTGTGGAATTCTCTGTATAAACCACGGATACTGGGTACTGAAATGCACATACAACTCTTCCCTGGAAAATTCATAAAGATACCGTATCCTCCTTTCTGCCGCGGCATAAGCCCTTTGATAAATCATCCTGAAATAACGTTCCATCACCGGATGTTTTGTCAGCAGCGCTTCCTGGGATTGGAAATCGATCTTCAGGATTACTGATTTTTCAACTGCCTGAATACTGAAATCGGATTTTATCTGTCTCTCGTATGCAAAGGTATCAGTGATCCACCAGTTTTCTATGGCAAATTCTGTCGTTTGTTCAATTCCTTTTTCGTTAATAAAAAACTTTCTCAAACAGCCTTTAACAACAAAAAACATAGACCGGCAGATTTCTCCTTCAGACATCAGATCCTGCTTTTTCTTTACCTCCAAAACCTGAAAGTAAGAAATCACGGAAGAAAATTCTTCATCATCAATCCCGATAAATTTATCCAGATGTTGTTTAAAAGTTTCCATTCTTTAAATTATATAATCAAACTTAACTTTATTTTTTTAGTTTTACAATCACAAAACACGTTATCATGGAAATTGTAGCCAAAATCTTAATTGCAGCGGTAGCTCTTGAACATCTTTATATTCTCTGGATGGAAATGTTCGCCTGGGAAACCAAAGGTAAAGAAGTGTTCAAATCCGCCTTACCTCCGGAAATGTTTAAACCTACCAAAGGATTAGCAGCCAACCAGGGACTGTACAATGGTTTTCTTGCAGCAGGATTACTCTGGACTTTCCTTATCAAAGATCCCGAATGGCAGACTAATATTGCTCTATTTTTCCTGGGATGTGTTGCGATAGCCGGAATTTACGGAGCTGTTTCAGCCACCAAAAAGATCTTTTTTGTTCAGGCATTACCGGCGATTCTGGCGATTGTTGCTGTACTTTTAAAATAATTGAGGAGCTTTTTCCTGCTTTCGCTACTCGCTTTTTCATTTTTCGGCGGCGGCTTCGCCGCCGCGCCGAAACAAAAAAATGAGCTCAGACAAAGCTTCAATCGGGGCTAAGTTTGTTAACTGCATCATACCCGCTTCAAATATCCACTAAATTTGTCATCCTGAAAGGATCCAAATATAGCATACTATAAATTTAGCAATCAATTTTGGAAGATAAATCTTAAAATCTGCGGGAGCTATTTTTGTTGTGCAAGGACCTTGATTTTACCATACAAAACCACAGTGTTTAAATATATTGTTAGATCCTTTCAGGATGACAACCATGAAATAATAATTTAAATGAAAAAATCTGCGAAACCCGGGAGATCTGCCGGAATTATATTAACATAATAGTCTCCAAACATCTTTTTACTCTTAAAAATATTGTTTAGATCCTTTCAGGATGACAGCTATGAGATAAGATTAAACCAAATCCGAGTGATCAGCGAAATCTGCGGGAATTTAGAAATCCAAAATCTCATCAAGCTTTTTCTTCATCTTTTCAGGGGTAAATAATCCCTCATGGTATTCAGCCAAATTTCCATTGACATCCAAAATAATCCACAGCGGATAAACAGGCTGACTTTTATTTTTAGATAATGCCAAAACTAACTCATGGATTCCGGAATTTCCATTGGATACATAATTAAATTCTTCTCCCTGAAAACGAATGGGCTCTTTCATTTTTTCCGCCTCAAAATTGATGAAATGAAAATTTTCATTGATTAATTTTACCAGATCTTTATCTTTATTCAATTCAAAAAATTCAATCTTACAAACCTGGCACCAACTTGTATATATATGAATAATAACGGGTTTGGAATTTTCTTTCTGCGGAACTTCCAAATCCGAAAAAGTGCCTGTTTTTATCTGTGAAAGACAAAAAGAAGGCACTAGCATTAAAAATAAAAATATTGTTAAACTTTTCATTACATTATTTTTTCTACCGCAAAAGAGACAAAAGATTTGAACCTTTTTTTAGATTTTTAAAATAATTCTTTTGCTTCTTTTGCGGTTAATCTTATTTTAAACTTGAAACATCCAATTTCCTTTCTCATTAAATGAAACAAAGAATTAATTTAATTAAGTGACCGGTCCAAGCTTCGCGTAGCAAATTTATTTGCCTTTGCCTTCTAAAAAATGATCAGTTTTAATATAATCTTTGCGTCAAAACTTTTAATATTCAATTATAATTGTTATTTCAAAATATATTTAATTCCCAAAAAGCCTCTTATTTTCTGCATCGGAGCATATCCGTATGTGGTATCAAAAGTATAACGATTAGGATTGGTTACGGGATCATCCACATACCTGTCGAAAGGGTCAAACGGTCTCATCAAAGGATCTTTCGGGGTAAAATTAAACAGATTCTTGACTCCGCAATACACTTCAAATCCGGATTTAAAAGCCCTCGAAACCTGAATATTTGCCAGCGTATAAAACGGTGAATATTCCGGGCGATAGTCATTCGGTAAAACAGGCAACCTCATCGGTCCGTAAAACTGTCCTGTAAAGTCTATAACAAAATTACCTGCAAATTTATACGTTATATTATAGGTGCCACTCCATTTCGGAGCGTGAAGTTGCTGCGATTTCTCTTTCTCATCATCAAATTTCTGGTAAACATCAAGGTATGTAATTCCTAAACCAACACTCAAAGGAAAATTGAAACTGTAATCTACATTCAGTGATGCACCTCTTGAAATTCCGTAGCCATTCAGATTATCATAAATAATCTTTTCAGGATCAGTATCAAAATCTCCTACAATCTTATTGCTGAAATAGGTATAAAAAGCGGAAGCATCGAGATTGATCAGACTTTTTCCTGCGGGAATTTTCCAGATGTAATTCAGGTTTCCGTTAACCGATTTTTCCGGTTTTAAATCAGACTGAATAAACACTTCTCGCGAAGCGGTAAGTGCGGCATGATCTTCAGTAAAAAGATTCACGACACGAAATCCAGTCCCGAAATTAAACCGCAGCGCATGATAAGGATTGGGAGAGAATTTCCACGCAAAACGGGGCGAGTGTACCGCATGATGAACTTTATCATAATCAAACCGATATCCTATCAATATCGTATTTTTATCATTAACCTCCCATTGATCCTGCACAAAAATTCCGAGTATAGGTGATTTCATGGGCACATTCGTAAAACCGTCAGAAGATAAAGTTCCCGGTGTATTGTCGTCATAAAATGTTCTTTTGAAGGTAAATCCTGCAGTAAGATCATGATTTCCGAATTTTTTATCCCAGAAAGTCTGCACAAATAGTACCTTCTGTTTTGCTGTAAAGGGATTATTCCCGTAAAATGAATTCTGATCATGAAAATTATATGAAAATTGAGTGATAATATTTTCTTTTACAGGCCACTGATAGATCCCAAATGCTTCTACCCGGCTGGTGTAAATACTTTCACCGTAAATTACATCACTTCCCCGGTAGCTGCGGTTCCACTGCATTTCTCCCCCGAAGCGGTCTTCATATAAATACCGCAATGCAAAGCTGGCCTGACGGTTTTCCTTACGTACAAAATTCCATTTATTAAAAATTGAAACTCGGTTCTGCAATGCCCCATCCGTAAAGTTGTCTTTATTTTCGTCAAATCTTTTCTCGAAATTAAAATAATTCAGACTTAATAAAGAAGCGATATTCTTACCGAAATTAAATTTTGTGGAAAGATCTACATTATTTTCGCTCCATGTGGTTGTCATAAGATCAACGCTCAATTTCGGTGCAGTCAGCGCATTTTTGGTAATGATATTAATGACACCTCCCATTGCTTCAGAACCATAAATAGAAGAAGCCGGACCTTTTACCACTTCAAGCCTATCCACCAGGCTGTTTGGTATTCCGCTCAGTCCGTACACGGTGGAAAGTGAACTTACGATCGGCATTCCATCAATTAAAATCATGGTATAAGGACCTTCAAGACCGTTAATATGAATATCTCCCGTATTACAGACTGAACAGTTAAGCTGGGGTTTAACACCGTTCACCATAGAAATAGCTTCAAAAATGTTCGGTGTAGGGTTTTTCTGGAAAAACTTCTGGCTGTAAATCTCTACGGCTACCGGACTTTTTGATCTGCTTACCGGCTTTATTGTTCCTGTAATAATGACATCATCAATATTCTGTGTTTTTACGGTTTCAGGTAAAACTTTTATCACATCCTGCTCACCTGAAGATTTCATTTCCAGACTGTCAGTATTTTGGGAAAAGCACCAGATCGGTAAAAAAAACAAAAAATACAGTATTCGTCTCATGAAATTAAAATTGTTAGACAAAACTAACAATTATTTTTCAATTACAAAACTCTTCTCCGAATATTGTTTAAATTCAATTCATGAAAAAGTATTACATTTGAAAAACGACATATAAAAGTAAAATGAGATATCATCAGTCGGGAAATATTCCCCAAAAAAGACATACGATTTTCAAATCTCCGGAAGATAAATTTTACTATGAACAGCTTTTCGGAACGGAAGGTTTTCATGGAATTTCTTCTTTATTGTATCACATTCATCGGCCTACTCAGATCAAATCCATTGGTGAAGCCAAAGATGTAACGCCCAAAATTGCTGTTGCCAAAAATGTAACACCAAGAATGTTTAAGGGGATGAATGTAATGCCTGAAGATGATTTTTTAGACAGCAGAAAATTTCTTATGGTCAATAATGACCTTAAAATGGGGCTTTCCAAACCGAGGAAATCCACGGATTATTTTTATAAAAATGCAGAATGTGACGAACTTCTATTTGTGCATAATGGAAGCGGCATCCTCAAAACATTTGTCGGCAACCTTGAATTTTCTGTAGGTGATTATTTAATTATCCCGAGAGGAACGATTTACCAGGTAGAACTTAATTCTGAAGATACTGTTTTCTTCGTCCTGGAAAGCCACTCTCCGATTTACACTCCGAAAAGATACAGAAATGAGTTTGGCCAGCTGCTGGAGCATTCTCCGTTTTGTGAAAGAGATATCGTTGCACCAACTTTCGTGGAACCGAAAGATGAAAAAGGAGAATTTTTAATTAAAGTAAAAAAGGAAAACCAGATTACCGATTTTATTTATGCCACGCATCCTTTCGATGTTGTAGGCTGGGACGGTTATTTTTATCCTTATAAATTCAACATCAAAAATTTTGAACCGATTACGGGAAGAATTCACCAGCCACCTCCGGTTCACCAGAATTTTGAAGGCCATAACTTTGTGGTGTGTTCATTCTGTGCAAGAATGTACGATTACCATCCGCTTGCCATTCCTGCTCCTTATAACCATTCCAATATCGATTCTGATGAAGTTTTATTCTATACAGAAGGCGATTTCATGAGCAGGAATCATATTGACCTGATGGATTTCACGCTCCATCCGGGAGGAATTGTTCACGGGCCACATCCCGGAGCGATGGAAAGAAGCATCGGGAAAAAATTCACCGAAGAATACGCGGTGATGGTCGATCCTTTCAAACCACTTAAAATCACGGAAGAAGCTTTAAAAGTGGAAGATCCGTCTTATAAAACCTCATGGCTGGAAGAACATGACAAAACGATGGAAGACCGTTCTCAGGAGTAATTTAAAAAAATAAGAAGCACATAATTTAAACCTATATAAGACCGATGCACCTTCATCGGTCTTTTTTATTGATTTAATCCGGCCTAAACATGACAAAAATCTTTACATATTTGGTCTTAATAAAAACAATTAAACCTATCTTTAAGTCAGAGAAAAATTTATAAAAAAATCAATATGTACAATTATATCAGTGCAGAGGAAGCCATTTATACCATTAAAAGCGGAAACCGCGTATTTTTCCACGGAAGTGCATGTACACCCAACCATCTTATTGATGAACTGGCAAGACAATCCCACCGGTTGGAAAATGTTGAAATGGTTTCCATAACCCAGCAAGGAAATGTTGAAATTGCCAAACCTCAGTATAAAGATAAATTTTTTGTTAATTCCCTGTTTGTTTCTTCACCGGTAAGAGACGCTGTCAATTCAGACAGAGGAGATTTTGTTCCTGTTTTTTTAAGTGAAATTCCGATTCTTTTCAGAAAAAACATTCTTCCGCTGGATGTTGCTTTAATTACCGTTTCACCACCCGATAAGCATGGATTCTGTACTTTGGGAACTTCCGTAGATGTTGCCAGAGCAGCTGTAGACACAGCAAAAATTATTGTAGCAATTGTTAATCCTCTAATGCCGAGAACCCACGGTGACGGAATGATTCATATCAGCAGAATAAACAAACTCGTATGGCATGAAGAAGAGCTTCCAACCGTTGATTACGGATCAAAAGTAGGCCCTGAAGAAATGGAGGTCGGAAAAAATGTAGCCGAACTTATCGAAGACCGTTCTACTTTGCAAATGGGTATCGGGACGATTCCTGATGCAGTTTTAAAATGTCTGGGAAATCACAAAGACCTTGGTGTACATACCGAAATGCTGAGCGACGGGGTGGTTGATTTGATTCAAAATGATGTCATCAACAATAAATATAAAGGTTATAACGACAATAAAACCATTACCAGTTTTTGTTTCGGGACCAGGAAGCTTTATGATTATGTAGATGACAATACGGTTTTTTCATTTGATGATGTAAGTACGGTAAATTTCCCGATCAATATCATGAGAAATAAAAAAATGGTAGCCATTAACTCAGCTATTGAGATCGATCTTACCGGGCAGGTCTGTGCAGATTCCATCGGAACCATGCAATACAGCGGGATCGGCGGACAGATGGATTTTATGAGAGGGGCCGCATTAAGTGAAGACGGAAAACCGATCATTGCTATCACCTCAAGAACAAAAAAAGGCGTTTCCAGGATTGTACCTTATTTAAAGCCGGGTGCGGGAGTTGTAACGACAAGAGGACATATTCACTGGGTGGTTACAGAGTACGGAACTGCGTATTTGTATGGTAAAAATTTAAAGCAAAGAGCGCAGGAGCTCATCAGCATCGCGCATCCTGATGACCGGGAAATGCTGGAAAGAGCGGCTTACGAAAGATTTAAACATTAACACTTACTACTGATTTTGTAAACTTTTGACAATCTTTTTAAGCGTAATAATTTTTTATTTCTTTTGCGGTTTAAAAATAAAATTCTCGCATTTTGTTTTTATTAAAATTTAACTAACAACTGTTTGTTTTCAATTTTAAAAGTTTCGCAAAATTTTGTAATTTGCAAACAATATATAAAAGTAAAAATAGAAATATGTCAACACTTACATTTGCCGAAAAAATTGCTCAAGCAGAGAATTTTTTACCGATTAACGGTACAGATTACATTGAGTTCTATGTAGGAAATGCAAAACAGGCTGCGCATTATTATAAAACCGCTTTCGGTTTCCAGTCTGTAGCATATGCCGGTCCTGAAACCGGCGTGAGAGATCGTGCTTCATACGTTCTTCAGCAGGGAAAAATCAGATTGGTGCTTACCACTGGATTAAAATCTGATTCCCCGATAAACGAACACGTAAAAAAGCATGGTGACGGAGTTAAAATTTTGGCACTTTGGGTGGATGACGCTTATAAAGCATTCGAAGAAACAACCAAAAGAGGAGGTAAACCGTATCTGGAACCGATGACAATTACCGATGAAAACGGCGAAGTAAGAATGTCCGGAATCTATACATATGGAGAAACCGTACACATGTTCATCGAAAGAAAAAACTATACAGGTCCTTTTATGCCAGGTTACGAAAAATGGGAAAGTGACTACAAACCTGAAGAAGCAGGCCTATTATATGTAGATCACTGTGTAGGAAATGTAGACTGGAACAGAATGATCCCAACCGTTGAATGGTACGAAAAAGTAATGGGATTTGTAAATATTCTTTCTTTCGACGACAAGCAGATCAACACAGAATATTCTGCACTGATGTCTAAAGTAATGTCAAACGGGAACGGATACGCAAAATTCCCGATCAACGAACCGGCAGAAGGGAAAAAAAAATCTCAGGTAGAAGAATATCTTGATTTCTATGAGGGAGAAGGCGTACAGCATATTGCGGTAGCAACAAAAGATATTATCCATACAGTAACAGAACTGAAGAGACGTGGTGTGGAATTCCTTTCCGCTCCGCCAGAAGCTTATTATGATATGGTTCCGGAAAGAGTGGGACATATTGATGAGGATCTTAAGAAACTTCAGGAGTTAGGCATCCTTATTGATCATGATGAAGAAGGGTATTTATTACAGATCTTTACAAAACCTGTGGAAGACCGCCCTACTCTTTTC comes from the Chryseobacterium nepalense genome and includes:
- a CDS encoding NAD(P)H-dependent oxidoreductase produces the protein MKKVLIINGGQNFGHSGGKYNQTIAENTLEVLKNFDNVEVKITNISKGYDKNEEVEKFVWADYIIYHTPIWWFQLPNGFKKYIDEVFTAGHAKGIYMNDGRTSENPKINYGTGGMLGGRKYMVTTSWNAPETAFTLPGEFFNETSVDNGPLFGFHRMNAFVSLEKMESFHFHDVEKNADVARDMKLYREHLTSVFNKELKPQLA
- a CDS encoding putative quinol monooxygenase, translated to MKIYLTAIIKAKEEYRAEVLEVLQNMVKETVQEEANELYTLHQSIEDKNHFIFYEVWKSAEGLEKHNQQPYIKAFGNLVDEKLLEKPQIYKSQII
- a CDS encoding PPC domain-containing DNA-binding protein, with translation MNTLKNLILLVTIITMNTIFAQQKDPCRYIKTPSGYLMVLRQGDDVLAHIENLAKAENTPSASFTGIGFAAEVTFGFYDFKAKKFNPKTFKKVEMGSLTGSIAWNEKDPSIHLHGIATDEKFNAFGGHILSLHVGTGSMEIYITVNDKKLERKVEQPLNANVLQLNCP
- a CDS encoding carboxymuconolactone decarboxylase family protein, yielding MSVRFNWTTVHPAAYKAGIGMEESLQNSFLTPIQKELIKIRASQINGCAFCLNMHTKDAIKYGETPQRIFLLNAWRDAKELFTEEEQIILQITEEVTLINKKGLSEETYQKAKTIFDESQLADIIMAAIVINMWNRIAISTHMPIGK
- a CDS encoding Crp/Fnr family transcriptional regulator; translation: METFKQHLDKFIGIDDEEFSSVISYFQVLEVKKKQDLMSEGEICRSMFFVVKGCLRKFFINEKGIEQTTEFAIENWWITDTFAYERQIKSDFSIQAVEKSVILKIDFQSQEALLTKHPVMERYFRMIYQRAYAAAERRIRYLYEFSREELYVHFSTQYPWFIQRIPQYLIASFLGFTPEYLSEIRAKLRS
- a CDS encoding DUF1304 domain-containing protein; amino-acid sequence: MEIVAKILIAAVALEHLYILWMEMFAWETKGKEVFKSALPPEMFKPTKGLAANQGLYNGFLAAGLLWTFLIKDPEWQTNIALFFLGCVAIAGIYGAVSATKKIFFVQALPAILAIVAVLLK
- a CDS encoding redoxin domain-containing protein, which produces MKSLTIFLFLMLVPSFCLSQIKTGTFSDLEVPQKENSKPVIIHIYTSWCQVCKIEFFELNKDKDLVKLINENFHFINFEAEKMKEPIRFQGEEFNYVSNGNSGIHELVLALSKNKSQPVYPLWIILDVNGNLAEYHEGLFTPEKMKKKLDEILDF
- a CDS encoding TonB-dependent receptor plug domain-containing protein; the encoded protein is MRRILYFLFFLPIWCFSQNTDSLEMKSSGEQDVIKVLPETVKTQNIDDVIITGTIKPVSRSKSPVAVEIYSQKFFQKNPTPNIFEAISMVNGVKPQLNCSVCNTGDIHINGLEGPYTMILIDGMPIVSSLSTVYGLSGIPNSLVDRLEVVKGPASSIYGSEAMGGVINIITKNALTAPKLSVDLMTTTWSENNVDLSTKFNFGKNIASLLSLNYFNFEKRFDENKDNFTDGALQNRVSIFNKWNFVRKENRQASFALRYLYEDRFGGEMQWNRSYRGSDVIYGESIYTSRVEAFGIYQWPVKENIITQFSYNFHDQNSFYGNNPFTAKQKVLFVQTFWDKKFGNHDLTAGFTFKRTFYDDNTPGTLSSDGFTNVPMKSPILGIFVQDQWEVNDKNTILIGYRFDYDKVHHAVHSPRFAWKFSPNPYHALRFNFGTGFRVVNLFTEDHAALTASREVFIQSDLKPEKSVNGNLNYIWKIPAGKSLINLDASAFYTYFSNKIVGDFDTDPEKIIYDNLNGYGISRGASLNVDYSFNFPLSVGLGITYLDVYQKFDDEKEKSQQLHAPKWSGTYNITYKFAGNFVIDFTGQFYGPMRLPVLPNDYRPEYSPFYTLANIQVSRAFKSGFEVYCGVKNLFNFTPKDPLMRPFDPFDRYVDDPVTNPNRYTFDTTYGYAPMQKIRGFLGIKYILK
- a CDS encoding homogentisate 1,2-dioxygenase, which encodes MRYHQSGNIPQKRHTIFKSPEDKFYYEQLFGTEGFHGISSLLYHIHRPTQIKSIGEAKDVTPKIAVAKNVTPRMFKGMNVMPEDDFLDSRKFLMVNNDLKMGLSKPRKSTDYFYKNAECDELLFVHNGSGILKTFVGNLEFSVGDYLIIPRGTIYQVELNSEDTVFFVLESHSPIYTPKRYRNEFGQLLEHSPFCERDIVAPTFVEPKDEKGEFLIKVKKENQITDFIYATHPFDVVGWDGYFYPYKFNIKNFEPITGRIHQPPPVHQNFEGHNFVVCSFCARMYDYHPLAIPAPYNHSNIDSDEVLFYTEGDFMSRNHIDLMDFTLHPGGIVHGPHPGAMERSIGKKFTEEYAVMVDPFKPLKITEEALKVEDPSYKTSWLEEHDKTMEDRSQE
- a CDS encoding acetyl-CoA hydrolase/transferase family protein, with translation MYNYISAEEAIYTIKSGNRVFFHGSACTPNHLIDELARQSHRLENVEMVSITQQGNVEIAKPQYKDKFFVNSLFVSSPVRDAVNSDRGDFVPVFLSEIPILFRKNILPLDVALITVSPPDKHGFCTLGTSVDVARAAVDTAKIIVAIVNPLMPRTHGDGMIHISRINKLVWHEEELPTVDYGSKVGPEEMEVGKNVAELIEDRSTLQMGIGTIPDAVLKCLGNHKDLGVHTEMLSDGVVDLIQNDVINNKYKGYNDNKTITSFCFGTRKLYDYVDDNTVFSFDDVSTVNFPINIMRNKKMVAINSAIEIDLTGQVCADSIGTMQYSGIGGQMDFMRGAALSEDGKPIIAITSRTKKGVSRIVPYLKPGAGVVTTRGHIHWVVTEYGTAYLYGKNLKQRAQELISIAHPDDREMLERAAYERFKH
- the hppD gene encoding 4-hydroxyphenylpyruvate dioxygenase, producing MSTLTFAEKIAQAENFLPINGTDYIEFYVGNAKQAAHYYKTAFGFQSVAYAGPETGVRDRASYVLQQGKIRLVLTTGLKSDSPINEHVKKHGDGVKILALWVDDAYKAFEETTKRGGKPYLEPMTITDENGEVRMSGIYTYGETVHMFIERKNYTGPFMPGYEKWESDYKPEEAGLLYVDHCVGNVDWNRMIPTVEWYEKVMGFVNILSFDDKQINTEYSALMSKVMSNGNGYAKFPINEPAEGKKKSQVEEYLDFYEGEGVQHIAVATKDIIHTVTELKRRGVEFLSAPPEAYYDMVPERVGHIDEDLKKLQELGILIDHDEEGYLLQIFTKPVEDRPTLFFEIIERHGAQSFGAGNFKALFEALEREQERRGNL